TGGCCTCCACCCAGACCACGTTATAATGGCAGCTCAGGCTGGTAAACATTCCATAAGTGAAAAACCAGCTGGCACATCCCTTGAATCAGTAGATGCCGCAATAGACGCTTGTGACGCTGCACAGGTACTCTATCTTGTTATAAAGCAAAATCGATTCAATAAAACCATTCAGCTTCTACGAAAAGCCCTTGAAGCTGGCCGATTTGGTCAGCTTTACATGATCTCATCTAATGTATTTTGGACCCGCCCCCAAGAATACTATGACCAAGCTAAATGGCGAGGGACATGGGAATTCGATGGTGGATGCCTTTCAAATCAAGCCGCTCATTATGTAGATATGGTTCAATGGATGGGAGGAGCTGTAGAAGACGTTAGTGCCTTCAGCTCTACACTTGCACGGCGTATTGAAGCCGAAGATACTATTGTAGTCAACCTTAAATTCAGAAGTGGCGCTCTCGGCTCTATTAACGTCACCACTCTCACCTACCCCAAAAACCTCGAAGGGAGCCTTACTATACTGGGCGAAAAGGGAACGGTACGCATTGGTGGTGTCGCCATGAATAAGGTAGAAACATGGCAGTTTGCCGATAACAGCCCAATGGACAAAGCCATTTGCGAAGCCGACACGAACCCTAAAAGTGTTTACGGCTTCGGACATCTCGATTACTATCGCCACGTTGTTGATGTTTTTGATGGCAAAGTAGAGCCACTAGTGACCGGACGAGAAGCTCGAAAGACCGTGGAGATTATTGAAGCGGCGTATGAGGGTTAGTGTGTCGAATATATTGAATTCTTAATCTTTTATAAAGTAGGGGGAAATATGCTTCTTTCAAAGTCGTCGAAAACTTTCATTTTTCTAATTCTAGTGATTATCTCTTCTATTTCTCAGTTTTTTTACTATGTCGAGCATATTAATTCTGGTTATTTTTGGGCATGGATGATATTTTTTACTATATTATTATACACAACTACTCGACGATCAAAAGACATTTTCGATCCTACTTTTCTTTTTAGCCTATTTTATATCACATTTTCATTATCTGTTTTTAATTTAATATCAACTAATTTTCAAAATAGTCAATTTATTAATACAACTTATTTTTATAGCGATAACTTAGAAGCCTTATGTGGAACTGCTTCTTACTTAGGCTTCATTGGTTATATTTCATTCATTTATGGCTACGAAATCCAAAAAAATGAAAACTGCTCTGAATTTTCAGAACTTATTTTAGAAACTCATAAGCAAATTAGCCCCCTCATATTGATCTTTATTATTTATATTTTTCTCGCCATATCACTCCTTAATTTTACCCAAAATGTCTTTTTATTTGCCCATGGTAATCCATTAATTTATATGAAAAATATTGCACTTCGGTATCATGAATTTGCCAAACAAGGGACAACTCTTGGATATAATTTTGCTTATGCCGCAACATTCTTAGCTCAATTTTTATATTTAAGGAATAGTAAAAAAAGATATCTCCTCCTTTTTTTAGCAATTCTCATTTTCGCCACACTACTGAAAGCTTCTACAGGAAGAGTCACAAATACTATTATATTCCCAATGACATTTCTTATTACATATTATTATAAAATCAGAGGAGAAAGAGAAGTAAACAACAAAAAATATTTGGGACTTATTTTTTTATTCGCAATACTTGCCATAACCTTCTATTTTTTAAGGGTTGCAAGCTCAATAATTGCCTGTGGAAATGATTTTAATATTTCTACCGTAAAAATATTTATTAAGCACTTTGCCGTATATACATTTGCAAAAGGCAACACCCCAAACATTGCCATATTAATGAAAATAATAGATAGTTGGGGTATAGACATAGGATATAGCTTAGGAAAAACAATGTTTCAATGGATATTGAGTCCTTTCCCAAGCTCTATACGATTACTTGTAACTCCCGTTTCTACTGTTATAAAACAAAAATGGTATTTGCACATTCAAGGAGGAGCATTACCCCCTACAGCGGTAGGAGAGATGTATGCAAATTTTGGAATGATAGGGCCTCTAGTAGGAATGTTATTTTGGGGATTTGTTATGGGAAAGATACATGCTTATATAAAAAGGAGAAGAAGACTGATTGGCTATATTATTTATGCAAATATTTTATTAGGATTTATCGTAATTTTCCCAAAAGTTGAAACTCATAATTTATCGTTATTCCCATTTATAGTATATTTTCTTCCTTATATATTTATAAGATTTTTAACGTTAGCCTCAATAACTTCCAAGAGTAAAAAGAGTTTTTCCGAATCCAAATATTTCCAAAATCAAAGGTAATGTCAATATTTTTTACATATTTGTTTTCAGACCCAAATTTTCAAAGTCCCACAGAAGGGGCATCCTTGACCATATGGGATTCAGCACACCATTTCTGGTTGATATCGCTTATCGAGAAATTTCTGTCTAAGATATTTTTACCCCGCTCTTTCTGTATAGTATCTGTATGATATCGATATTTCTTGACAGCAATAGAGCGAATTACCATATAGTGCACAGTACCCGTTTAAGACTGACTTTTTCCCCCTTGCCTAACCAGTACCTTTTGAGTCTTTAGCATGCCGTGCGTATATGCTTACACCTGACACGCCATATTATGACTTGAATGATACAAACTCACAAGTTATTGTTTGAATTCATCTGGGTACTGGACACCATTTTTGACCATGGTCTAACACTCACCTTTTATAGAATAGTCTATGCGGTTAACACTTTCGTGTCCGCGGTTCTATACTAAGTTCAAAGAACGTTCCGAAATCTAGCTGATCTTTAATTTCCTATTTTTGAAAAAAAGGACAACATATAACATGATACTATTTATAGTTTTTCTATTATAAAATAACCAAACTATAAAAACCCCTTCTTTGACAAAGAAAGAGTTTAATACAGTAAAAACAATGAAACTAAAAAGTAGCAATATATTAATAAAATAGCACCGAATCTTAATCGGTTTCCATACATACATTGAAGAAAGGGTGCGACACCAGAAAAAAACAATATAAGATATGCCCGTAGAAATTGCAGCCCCTTGAGCACCTAATATAGGAACGAGCAAATAATTCCCTATAAAATTAGTTACAAATGAAGCTAACGCACTTATAATATGAAGCTCTGTCCTTTTCATAAAATTTATTCCCACAACAGTAACCTCAGATATAGTATACATAACAGGGATAAAGATGAGAAAAGGCATAACATCAGCTGCTCTTTGATACGATGAAGATAAAATTAAAATAATATATTTACGAAAAGCAATTAGCAAAAAACCAATAGCGGTCATAAAAAAACACAAAAATTCCCCTACCTTATCAAACTTTTCTACTGGCACTTTTTCTTCATACCATCTAAAAGCAGTTGGTGCCCAGAAAGCACAAAATGCCCCGTTAAATATTAAAAGGACAGAGACTACTTTAAATGCAGCCGCATAGAGCCCTATTTCATCGAAAGAACTCCAGTATCTTAGTGCAATCTTGTCCATCCCATTAAAAAGCCACATGAGAAAAGATGCGGGAAGAAATGGCAGCCCATATTTTAAAAGTTTTTTTAATAATGTACAATCAATATTAAAATGAATTGTCCAATACACTCTCGAAACTAACACAGAAAATAAAGAAAAAACGATTTGTGATATTGCTTCTGCCAAAACTATCCCAACAAAGCTCCGTACATAATAAACTCCACAAAGTAAAAATGGAGCTCGAATCGCTTGCCTTAAAATCATAAGGCGTGAATAAAGTTTGGCTTTTTCCTCCATACGAATAGCCAACAAATTAAAACGTTCTACAATGGTAAACGGGAAGGCAAGAACCAAACAAAGTGACGCTAGCCATTCGCTTCTTCCATAAAGCCACAATGAAATATCTCTCCAAAAAATAAGTCCTAAAAAGCTACAAAGCAATGACAAATTAATAGGCAAACTTATAGAATTCATAAAAAGATGTCTCTTATTCTCCGTATCATAAAATTCCCTAACAAAAGCATGATCAAAACCTAAGTAGATAATTAAACTAAGCAAGGACATAGCAAGAGTATACATTGATGCTTTGCCAAATTCTTCGGGGGACACCATCCATGTAGCTAAAGGAACGATAACAAAAGATATCCCTGCTGCTACTATAGGGCCGACAAGAAAAGCTAAAAAACGTTTAATAAAAACACTTACGCTCTCCAAAACTAATCATTCCATTCGTTGCGTTGTCGCAACACCAAGTCGCTCTAATTGGTATTTCCCTGACAAAATTCGCTCTGTCCAAATATTATTATTTAGATACCACTCTATTGTTTTTTCAAGTCCTGTTTCAAACGATTCTACCGCTCTCCATCCTAATTCGCTTCTAATCTTTTCTGTATTCATGGCATAACGTAAGTCATGACCAGGTCTATCTTTAACAAATGTTATTAGTTCATTATATTTCTTCCCCTGCAAACGCGGTTTTTTTTCGTCGAGGATAGAGCACACTAAACACACAATCTCTATATTTTTTTTCTCACAATTCCCACCTATGTTATAAGTTTGCCCTGCCTTACCATTTAATAAAACTGTCATCAAAGCGCAACAATGATCTCCTACATAAAGCCAATCTCTAATATTCTGCCCATCTCCATAAACCGGTAAGGCTCTTTCAGATAAGCAATTCAATACCATCAATGGGATTAATTTTTCTGGAAATTGATACGGGCCATAATTATTAGAACAATGAGTTGTAAGGGTCGGCAATCCATACGTCCTAAAATACGATCTTACTAAATGATCAGACGCCGCCTTGGAGGCAGAATAAGGCGAATTCGGTGAATATTGGTGATTTTCAGTAAAAGCGGCGTCATCTAATCTAAGAGAGCCAAAAACTTCATCTGTCGAAACATGAAGGAAACGAAACTTCTCACGTTTTTTTGCTTCAAGAAAGTTCCAATAATAACGAACTTCTTCCAATAAATTAAAAGTACCTACTATGTTGGTTTGCACAAAATCATCGGGACCATCTATTGATCGATCAACATGAGATTCTGCCGCTAAATTTAATATAGCCCATGGTTTTTCCTTTGCAAGTACCTTTCTGACCAAATTACGATCCCCGATATCACCTTGCACAAACTTATAACGCTCTTTAGAAGAGATATCACATAACGAATCCACATTGCCTGCATAAGTTAGCTTATCTAAATTGATTATTGTAAAATCATAGTTATTCAAAATGTAGCGAACTAAATTATTGCCAATAAAACCACATCCGCCTGTTACAAGAATAGCTTTAGCTGATTTTTTAAACATTCAAGACACTCCTAACAATTAGGGTTTCTCCTCTTTAAAAATAATCGAGCCATATTTTTTACATTTTTCTTTCTATTTTTAAGAAACTTAGCGGGGATACCTGTATAAACAGCCCACTCTTTTAAGCTTTTATTAACGAAGCTCATAGCCCCCAGGGAAACCCCCTCTTCAATAATTAAGTCAGGCATTATAAGACAATTAGCCCCTATTAAGACATACTTTCTTAAAATAACAGGCCCCTTCTGAACATTGCGATATTCCATCGGAACAACAGATCCAAACATTGATTCTCCTGAAAAATCATCTGTAGCAGAAAGTATAGTAGTTTTAATCGACACACAACAAAAATCGCTTATAACGATTCCATTTGAACCAAACAATCCAACATAAGCAGAGATATGGACATAGCTACCAATTGATACCTTGCCACTTATGATGGAAAAATCATCTATTCGAGAATGGTCACCAATAGAGATATTTTCTGGTGAATAAAATGAAGTTTTTCTACTTATGAGTACATCTTTCCCTACAAACTTAAACCCTATTTTCTCAATTTCATCCCTGGTCATAAATGAATTTTTCATTTTTGCCACCTAAAATAAAAATGAATTTTGTTATTTATGCTGTTCCAAAAGTATTTTTATTACTTTATCCTGATCATCGGTAGAGAGATCCGGATAAATAGGTATACATAAAATCCTTTTTGATATATCTCTGGAAATAGCCATATTATTAGGAGAAGATAAAAAAGCAAGGGTATCTAAAGAGGGATAGAAATACCGTCTTGGATTAATATCGTTATTGTTCAATTCCCTCTTTGCACAAAGCAAAGATTTCTCATCCTCAAAGAGGATGGGAAAATAACTATAATTATTTGTCGCTTCTGGATTTCGTTTTTGAAGTTGAAAATAATTTTTTAATCTTTCATCGTATCTATTCCATAAAAATTGTCGTTTTTCCATTATTGTTTCAATTTCATCTAAAACACATAATCCCATGGCGGCTTGAAATTCATTCATTTTTGCATTTATGCCTAATTTTTCAATAGTATCAGGCTTACTTATCCCGAAATTAACCATTAATTTGGCTTTTTCACAATCTTCTCTATTTTTAAAAACAATGGCTCCGCCCTCTACTGTATGAAAAAGCTTAGTTGCATGGAAACTCAACGTTACAGCATCTCCAAAGGAATAGATACTTTTCCTTCTATATTTCACGCCAAAAGCATGAGCACCATCATAAATCACTTTCAAATTAGAATTATGTACTAGTTGTTCTATCTTTTGCATATCACAGGGATTACCGAAAACATGCACAGGGACAATACACGTTGTTTCTGATGTAATATTTGTTCTTATCTTTTGAGGGTCAATACAAAAAGATTGCGAATCTATATCTGAAAAGATAGGCGTAATTCCTTCCCACATCAAAGAACTAGCAGTTGCAACAAAAGAAAAGGGGGTTGTAATTGCCCTTCCTTTTATTCCAAAAGTTCTATAAGCTATTTGAAGAGCAAGGGTACCGTTTGCGACCAATAATAAATTCTCTACATTAAGATATTCTTCTAAGCGATCTGTTAAATCTCTTACTAAAGGACCATTATTTGCCATCCGTGCAGTATTATAAATTAAGTCTATGTAACCCTCTAGTTTTTTTCTGTCCGGCAAGTAAGGCTTTGTTACATTTATCATTTGCCCCTCCGCTGTATTAGCTCTTTAAGATAAGAGTTAAACTCTGTATTAGATAACGTTTCTGCTCCCTTTAAAAGAGATTTTTCATCAATCCATTTATTTTGAAAAGCAATTTCTTCCAAACAAGCTATTTTAAACCCTTGACGCTGCTCTATTGTTTGAACAAACAAACTAGCCGCAAGAATGCTATCATGGGTTCCGGTGTCAAGCCACGCAAAACCTCGCCCTAAAATCTCTACTTTTAATTGACCCCGACGAAGATATTCTTTATTTACATCAGTAATCTCAAGTTCCCCGCGAGGGCTCGGAATAATTCCTTTCGCAATATTAACTACCTGATTATCATAAAAATAGAGACCCGTAATAGCATAGTTACTTTTAGGATTTTGGGGTTTCTCCTCCAAAGATATTGCTTTCTTATCCTGGCCAAATTCAACAACTCCGAACCGTTCAGGATCTTTCACCTGATATCCAAAAACGACAGCACCATCATGGATAGACGCAGCTTCTTTTAATTTTGGGGAGAAACCTTGACCATAAAAAACATTATCTCCTAAAGCAAGACAAACCGTATCTTTCCCGATAAAATCTTCACCTATAATAAAAGCTTGAGCGAGACCCCCTGGATAATGCTGCACTGCATATGTAAGGAAGATACCCCATTGGCTTCCATTGCCCAAAAGACGTTTAAAAGCACCTAAATCTTCCGATGTAGTTATAATGAGAATATCTTTTATCCCCGCTAGCATAAGAACTGAAAGTGGATAATAAATCATAGGCTTATTATAAATAGGCAAGAGCTGTTTGCTTACACCCCATGTTACAGGATAAAGTCGTGTTCCTTTCCCTCCGGCAAGGATTATACCTTTCACCTTTATAAACACCCCTTTTTCTTGTTGACTGATTAAGATTAACTATTTAGGATATCTTCAAAGAATTTTTTCCACAAACGGATGCCATTTTCATCAGAGAAATACGACTTAATTTTTGAAGAAATATCTTTTGCTTCAGAAGCGTTACAAGTAAGCAAATCTTCCACGCTCTGAAATTTAATACGCAAGGTATCGTATACTTCAATATTTCGAGATTTAAAAAATGCGTAAGAAGTTGTATCTGATCGTACATATACCTTTTTACCTAAGGAAAGCGCCAACAAAATATTACCTAAGCCTTGTTGTCTCCGATGATTCATTATAACAATATTCATGTTTCCCATAAAAGCAACGTATTTATCGCAAGACATAAAATCAAACAACGGGGAAAAGCGCTCTCCTAAAAGCGAACGTCCATAATTTGCTATTTGGCTGGCATAATTTCTATCCCCATAAGAAAGTGGGCAAATAATCTTAATATTCCATTCACTCAACTTTTTTGAAGCTAATACCTCAAAAATTTCTTTATGATTATTTGAAGGATCAGCAGAATTCCCTACCAAGATTTTTATTTCTCTTTCAACCTCCATGTTGTTATCTACGCTATAAGTTCCTAACGGACTTGGCAGTGGATAAAAAAGTTCGTGCCTTTTACCCCTAAAACCATACCATTTTTTCAATAGCTCATAATCCCCATCTACTAACATGCCAACTTGGGGTATTTGAGGTATTACTCTTTCTCTTGCTTTTTCTCTTAACCATGATTTTATATCGTGAGGCCGAATAACCCTATA
This region of Aminobacterium colombiense DSM 12261 genomic DNA includes:
- a CDS encoding Gfo/Idh/MocA family protein, producing MYKFALLGCGRISKNHIEALSTLKEEGKAEFVACCDIVQEKADSVASQIGCTPYYSYSHMLNDGKFDAVSICTPSGLHPDHVIMAAQAGKHSISEKPAGTSLESVDAAIDACDAAQVLYLVIKQNRFNKTIQLLRKALEAGRFGQLYMISSNVFWTRPQEYYDQAKWRGTWEFDGGCLSNQAAHYVDMVQWMGGAVEDVSAFSSTLARRIEAEDTIVVNLKFRSGALGSINVTTLTYPKNLEGSLTILGEKGTVRIGGVAMNKVETWQFADNSPMDKAICEADTNPKSVYGFGHLDYYRHVVDVFDGKVEPLVTGREARKTVEIIEAAYEG
- the rfbB gene encoding dTDP-glucose 4,6-dehydratase; translation: MFKKSAKAILVTGGCGFIGNNLVRYILNNYDFTIINLDKLTYAGNVDSLCDISSKERYKFVQGDIGDRNLVRKVLAKEKPWAILNLAAESHVDRSIDGPDDFVQTNIVGTFNLLEEVRYYWNFLEAKKREKFRFLHVSTDEVFGSLRLDDAAFTENHQYSPNSPYSASKAASDHLVRSYFRTYGLPTLTTHCSNNYGPYQFPEKLIPLMVLNCLSERALPVYGDGQNIRDWLYVGDHCCALMTVLLNGKAGQTYNIGGNCEKKNIEIVCLVCSILDEKKPRLQGKKYNELITFVKDRPGHDLRYAMNTEKIRSELGWRAVESFETGLEKTIEWYLNNNIWTERILSGKYQLERLGVATTQRME
- a CDS encoding O-antigen polymerase → MLLSKSSKTFIFLILVIISSISQFFYYVEHINSGYFWAWMIFFTILLYTTTRRSKDIFDPTFLFSLFYITFSLSVFNLISTNFQNSQFINTTYFYSDNLEALCGTASYLGFIGYISFIYGYEIQKNENCSEFSELILETHKQISPLILIFIIYIFLAISLLNFTQNVFLFAHGNPLIYMKNIALRYHEFAKQGTTLGYNFAYAATFLAQFLYLRNSKKRYLLLFLAILIFATLLKASTGRVTNTIIFPMTFLITYYYKIRGEREVNNKKYLGLIFLFAILAITFYFLRVASSIIACGNDFNISTVKIFIKHFAVYTFAKGNTPNIAILMKIIDSWGIDIGYSLGKTMFQWILSPFPSSIRLLVTPVSTVIKQKWYLHIQGGALPPTAVGEMYANFGMIGPLVGMLFWGFVMGKIHAYIKRRRRLIGYIIYANILLGFIVIFPKVETHNLSLFPFIVYFLPYIFIRFLTLASITSKSKKSFSESKYFQNQR
- a CDS encoding lipopolysaccharide biosynthesis protein; translation: MESVSVFIKRFLAFLVGPIVAAGISFVIVPLATWMVSPEEFGKASMYTLAMSLLSLIIYLGFDHAFVREFYDTENKRHLFMNSISLPINLSLLCSFLGLIFWRDISLWLYGRSEWLASLCLVLAFPFTIVERFNLLAIRMEEKAKLYSRLMILRQAIRAPFLLCGVYYVRSFVGIVLAEAISQIVFSLFSVLVSRVYWTIHFNIDCTLLKKLLKYGLPFLPASFLMWLFNGMDKIALRYWSSFDEIGLYAAAFKVVSVLLIFNGAFCAFWAPTAFRWYEEKVPVEKFDKVGEFLCFFMTAIGFLLIAFRKYIILILSSSYQRAADVMPFLIFIPVMYTISEVTVVGINFMKRTELHIISALASFVTNFIGNYLLVPILGAQGAAISTGISYIVFFWCRTLSSMYVWKPIKIRCYFINILLLFSFIVFTVLNSFFVKEGVFIVWLFYNRKTINSIMLYVVLFFKNRKLKIS
- a CDS encoding DegT/DnrJ/EryC1/StrS family aminotransferase codes for the protein MINVTKPYLPDRKKLEGYIDLIYNTARMANNGPLVRDLTDRLEEYLNVENLLLVANGTLALQIAYRTFGIKGRAITTPFSFVATASSLMWEGITPIFSDIDSQSFCIDPQKIRTNITSETTCIVPVHVFGNPCDMQKIEQLVHNSNLKVIYDGAHAFGVKYRRKSIYSFGDAVTLSFHATKLFHTVEGGAIVFKNREDCEKAKLMVNFGISKPDTIEKLGINAKMNEFQAAMGLCVLDEIETIMEKRQFLWNRYDERLKNYFQLQKRNPEATNNYSYFPILFEDEKSLLCAKRELNNNDINPRRYFYPSLDTLAFLSSPNNMAISRDISKRILCIPIYPDLSTDDQDKVIKILLEQHK
- a CDS encoding acyltransferase, producing MKNSFMTRDEIEKIGFKFVGKDVLISRKTSFYSPENISIGDHSRIDDFSIISGKVSIGSYVHISAYVGLFGSNGIVISDFCCVSIKTTILSATDDFSGESMFGSVVPMEYRNVQKGPVILRKYVLIGANCLIMPDLIIEEGVSLGAMSFVNKSLKEWAVYTGIPAKFLKNRKKNVKNMARLFLKRRNPNC
- the rfbA gene encoding glucose-1-phosphate thymidylyltransferase RfbA, producing MKGIILAGGKGTRLYPVTWGVSKQLLPIYNKPMIYYPLSVLMLAGIKDILIITTSEDLGAFKRLLGNGSQWGIFLTYAVQHYPGGLAQAFIIGEDFIGKDTVCLALGDNVFYGQGFSPKLKEAASIHDGAVVFGYQVKDPERFGVVEFGQDKKAISLEEKPQNPKSNYAITGLYFYDNQVVNIAKGIIPSPRGELEITDVNKEYLRRGQLKVEILGRGFAWLDTGTHDSILAASLFVQTIEQRQGFKIACLEEIAFQNKWIDEKSLLKGAETLSNTEFNSYLKELIQRRGK
- a CDS encoding TDP-N-acetylfucosamine:lipid II N-acetylfucosaminyltransferase: MQIVHLLPDSLYSKKFLEVLAINTEAIKHFVLLPENPKYIDISSPLFGSLDIACFSRKNRIQRISCLKEYVEKTDKLVAHCLDDNVLLLLLCYPSLANKVCWVLWGGDLYYRVIRPHDIKSWLREKARERVIPQIPQVGMLVDGDYELLKKWYGFRGKRHELFYPLPSPLGTYSVDNNMEVEREIKILVGNSADPSNNHKEIFEVLASKKLSEWNIKIICPLSYGDRNYASQIANYGRSLLGERFSPLFDFMSCDKYVAFMGNMNIVIMNHRRQQGLGNILLALSLGKKVYVRSDTTSYAFFKSRNIEVYDTLRIKFQSVEDLLTCNASEAKDISSKIKSYFSDENGIRLWKKFFEDILNS